From Neobacillus sp. PS2-9, the proteins below share one genomic window:
- a CDS encoding molybdopterin oxidoreductase family protein translates to MQQDGVFRSVCSLDCPDQCGLLLHKRDGKIVKVEGDPEHPVTRGHICNKVRHMTERIYDEKRLNYPLKRVGAKGEGKFERVSWDEAIRTITTRWKDLITSDGPESILPYSFYGNMGRLTAEGMDRRFFNKLGASQLDRTICSSAGSVGYSYTMGSSVGIDPEDTIESKLILFWGINAASTNMHQVALAQKARKQNGAKIIVIDVHKNQTGRLADWFIPILPGTDSALALGVMHILFAENLVDHDFLQTYTIGHEELREHVSQYDPDTVSTITGVPAEDIFKLARLYGKTSPSFIRIGNGPQHHDNGGMFVRTVSCLPALTGQWLVKGGGAIKGNSAYLSFNTNGLQRPDLLKKKATRSINMNQIGEALLKLDPPIRSLYVYGSNPAVVAPSSRKVREGLGREDLFLVVHDLFLTETAMHADLVLPATSSFENTDFYTSYWHHYIQLQQPVIEPYGESKSNLEVFRLLAKEMGLAEPALEETEAEMIATALDYPRNTGLKGINYDALVKHSYMKATVKPMFPGRLATPSGKIELYSERMREAGHPPLPTYVPLIDDGDHPFQFVPGPNHNFLNSTFSNNVKHVTLEKEPRVHINQKDALPLGIRDGDQVRVWNDLGECVLKASVGESILPGVVVTQGLWADRDGTKQLVNQLTPDRIADMGGGATFFSGRVSLERIHK, encoded by the coding sequence ATGCAGCAAGATGGAGTGTTCCGCTCTGTTTGCTCCCTCGATTGCCCTGATCAATGTGGGCTGCTCTTACATAAGAGGGATGGAAAAATTGTGAAGGTTGAAGGCGATCCGGAGCATCCAGTGACGAGAGGGCATATTTGCAACAAGGTTCGCCATATGACTGAACGAATTTATGACGAAAAGCGATTAAACTATCCACTCAAGCGAGTCGGAGCCAAAGGTGAAGGGAAGTTTGAGCGGGTCAGCTGGGATGAAGCCATCCGTACGATTACAACCCGTTGGAAGGATCTGATTACATCCGATGGTCCGGAGAGCATCCTTCCCTACAGTTTTTATGGAAACATGGGACGGCTTACCGCAGAGGGTATGGACCGCCGCTTCTTCAACAAATTGGGTGCTTCCCAGTTAGACCGGACGATTTGTTCCTCTGCCGGCTCTGTTGGCTACAGCTATACCATGGGCAGCAGCGTAGGAATCGATCCTGAGGACACCATCGAATCCAAACTCATCCTCTTTTGGGGGATTAATGCGGCTAGCACTAACATGCATCAGGTAGCCCTGGCCCAAAAGGCACGGAAGCAAAATGGAGCCAAAATTATTGTGATTGATGTCCACAAAAATCAAACGGGTAGATTAGCAGATTGGTTTATTCCGATTTTACCAGGGACGGACAGCGCTCTTGCCCTTGGTGTGATGCATATTTTGTTTGCAGAAAACCTAGTGGATCACGACTTTTTACAGACCTATACGATTGGACATGAAGAGCTGCGCGAGCATGTCAGCCAATACGATCCCGACACTGTTTCCACCATCACGGGTGTACCGGCAGAAGATATTTTCAAGCTTGCCCGCTTGTACGGAAAAACCTCTCCTTCTTTTATCCGGATCGGGAATGGACCGCAGCATCACGATAACGGCGGCATGTTCGTCCGTACGGTTTCCTGCTTACCTGCCCTCACCGGCCAATGGCTAGTAAAAGGCGGCGGTGCGATTAAAGGAAATTCTGCCTATCTCTCATTCAATACAAATGGTTTGCAACGGCCGGACCTTTTGAAAAAGAAAGCGACAAGATCAATTAATATGAACCAGATTGGTGAGGCGTTATTGAAACTGGATCCGCCTATTCGTTCCTTGTACGTGTATGGTTCGAATCCTGCTGTTGTTGCGCCTTCCAGTAGGAAAGTTCGGGAAGGTCTTGGACGTGAGGACTTATTTCTCGTGGTTCATGATTTATTTTTAACAGAAACGGCCATGCATGCGGACCTTGTTTTACCAGCGACCTCCTCCTTTGAGAATACGGACTTTTATACCTCCTACTGGCACCATTACATTCAACTTCAGCAACCTGTAATCGAGCCATATGGAGAGTCAAAATCAAATTTGGAAGTCTTCCGATTGCTGGCAAAAGAGATGGGCTTGGCTGAGCCTGCCTTAGAAGAGACGGAGGCCGAGATGATTGCTACAGCCCTTGATTATCCGCGGAACACAGGACTCAAGGGAATCAATTATGATGCCCTCGTCAAGCATTCATACATGAAGGCAACTGTGAAACCGATGTTTCCTGGAAGACTTGCGACACCTAGCGGGAAAATAGAGTTATATTCTGAGAGAATGCGTGAGGCCGGGCACCCACCTTTGCCAACATACGTACCATTGATAGATGACGGGGACCATCCTTTTCAATTTGTTCCAGGACCTAATCACAATTTCTTAAACTCTACTTTTTCTAATAATGTTAAACACGTCACACTGGAAAAAGAACCACGTGTGCATATCAATCAAAAGGATGCCCTTCCGTTAGGAATTAGGGATGGCGACCAAGTTCGTGTCTGGAACGATCTCGGGGAGTGTGTGCTAAAGGCTTCTGTTGGAGAAAGTATTCTTCCCGGGGTCGTGGTTACCCAAGGACTTTGGGCCGACCGAGATGGAACAAAACAGCTGGTCAACCAACTCACACCCGACCGCATCGCAGACATGGGAGGCGGAGCTACCTTTTTTTCAGGAAGAGTGAGCTTGGAGAGAATTCACAAATAA